A section of the Mustelus asterias unplaced genomic scaffold, sMusAst1.hap1.1 HAP1_SCAFFOLD_623, whole genome shotgun sequence genome encodes:
- the LOC144487152 gene encoding zona pellucida sperm-binding protein 3-like has translation MTGDFLIYSTHLSHSPEYHGSVIVRTNGAIVPIECHYFRKGNVSSNPIKPTWIPFSSTRSGEGHLSFSLRLMNGDWLTERTSTVYYLGELIHIEASVSMSNHMALKLYIDRCVATLRPDKDSSPRYSIIDYNGCLLDSKAEDSFSTFVLPGDEQEPDKLRFDLDAFRFFGDERSLIFITCHLKVVPVDQRFQEQSFWAPLEESSFDICACCHVGKCGATRDLGFGSRGRRDLVAEAGVESEVVLIVTLTVTAVSLISASLITLFLYRKHKQTLFNQSSNDQ, from the exons atgactgGAGATTTCCTGATCTACAGCACCCACCTGAGCCACAGCCCAGAGTATCATGGATCTGTTATTGTGAGAACCAATGGAGCGATCGTTCCCATTGAGTGTCATTATTTTAG GAAGGGCAATGTGAGCAGTAACCCCATCAAGCCCACCTGGATCCCATTCAGCTCCACCAGGTCTGGAGAAGGGCATCTGTCATTCTCACTGCGCCTAATGAATG GTGACTGGCTTACAGAGCGCACTTCGACTGTCTACTACCTGGGTGAGCTCATTCACATTGAGGCCTCTGTTTCAATGAGCAACCACATGGCCCTGAAGCTCTACATTGACCGCTGTGTAGCTACATTGAGGCCAGACAAGGACTCCAGCCCGAGATACAGCATCATTGACTACAATGG CTGCCTCCTGGACAGCAAAGCTGAGGACTCCTTTTCAACCTTTGTGTTGCCAGGAGACGAGCAGGAGCCGGACAAGCTCCGCTTTGACCTGGATGCCTTCCGTTTCTTTGGAGATGAGCGTTCCTTG ATTTTCATCACCTGTCACCTGAAAGTTGTTCCAGTGGATCAGAGATTCCAGGAACAAAGCTT CTGGGCCCCATTGGAGGAATCGAGCTTTGACATTTGTGCCTGTTGCCATGTGGGGAAATGTGGGGCCACAAGGGATTTGGGATTTGGAtccagaggaaggagagatcttgTAGCTGAAGCTG GTGTGGAGTCTGAGGTGGTCCTGATTGTGACCCTGACTGTGACAgctgtctctctgatctctgcttcattgATCACCTTGTTCCTGTACAGGAAACACAAACAAACTCTGTTCAACCAGTCATCAAATGATCAATAA